Proteins encoded by one window of Simiduia curdlanivorans:
- the rpoC gene encoding DNA-directed RNA polymerase subunit beta', translated as MKDLLNLLKSQGQVEEFDAIRIGLASPDMIRSWSFGEVKKPETINYRTFKPEREGLFCAKIFGPVKDYECLCGKYKRMKHRGIICEKCGVEVTLAKVRRERMGHIELASPVAHIWFLKSLPSRIGLLLDMTLRDIERVLYFESYVVTDPGMTTLELGQLLNDEQYFEAMEEFGDEFEASMGAEAIQKLMADIHLEQEIQFLREEIPNTNSETKIKKYSKRLKLLEAFFGSGNKPEWMVLEALPVLPPDLRPLVPLDGGRFATSDLNDLYRRVINRNNRLKRLLDLSAPDIIVRNEKRMLQEAVDALLDNGRRGRAITGSNKRPLKSLADMIKGKQGRFRQNLLGKRVDYSGRSVIVVGPTLRLHQCGLPKKMALELFKPFIFSKLELKGLATTIKAAKKMVEREEPVVWDILDDVIREHPVLLNRAPTLHRLGIQAFEPVLIEGKAIQLHPLVCAAYNADFDGDQMAVHVPLTIEAQLEARALMMSTNNILSPANGEPIIVPSQDVVLGLYWMTRERINAKGEGMAFADIKEVNRAYHGKIAELQAKIKVRVNQVTFGEQGERIEVSKVVDTTVGRVLLWEIAPEGIPFDMVNKNMVKKAISALINYCYRQVGLKSTVIFADQLMYMGYEYSTKSGSSIGVNDFAIPDAKAKIVERAENDVKEIESQFAAGLVTQGEKYNKVIDIWSRANDLVAKSMMEGISKEAVINRDGKEEMQDSFNSVYMYADSGARGSPAQIRQLAGMRGLMARPDGSIIETPITANFREGLNVLQYFISTHGARKGLADTALKTANSGYLTRRLVDVAQDVVVTEVDCGTDEGLTMSPVIEGGDIIDSLGDRILGRVIARDVVRPDSDEILIPAGTIIDEEWVKRVEKMGIDEVVVRSPISCETRQGICAQCYGRDLARGHRANMGESIGVIAAQSIGEPGTQLTMRTFHIGGAASRASAADSVSVKQEGTIRLHNIKVVSRPDGHLVAVSRSGELAVADGNGRERERYKIPYGALITVKEGEAVDGGQIVAKWDPHVHPIVTEVAGQVAFSGMEEGLSVRRQTDELTGLSSIEIIDPAERPAAGKDLKPAITLIDEKGDELYLPNTNVPAHYALPPKSILSISNGDKIVVGDILARIPQEGSKTRDITGGLPRVADLFEARKPKEPSILAEISGTVSFGKETKGKRRLVITPSDGQPLPDGSTHYEVLIPKHRQLTVFEGEQVARGEVVSDGPSNPHDILRLKGVEALARYITNEIQDVYRLQGVKINDKHIETICRQMLRKVEITTMGDSSFVKGEQAEFHKVLEENERLRAEGKQPATYERQLLGITKASLATESFISAASFQETTRVLTEAAVTGKRDDLRGLKENVVVGRLIPAGTGLAYHNERRRVREIGPSEGGVSAAEVEAALTEALKSSAS; from the coding sequence TTGAAAGACTTACTTAATCTGCTGAAGTCCCAGGGACAGGTTGAAGAATTTGACGCGATTCGTATTGGTTTGGCATCGCCAGACATGATTCGCTCTTGGTCATTTGGCGAAGTTAAAAAGCCAGAGACAATCAACTACCGCACGTTCAAGCCTGAGCGTGAAGGTTTATTCTGCGCCAAAATTTTTGGCCCAGTAAAAGATTACGAATGTTTATGCGGCAAGTATAAGCGCATGAAGCATCGCGGCATCATTTGTGAAAAATGTGGCGTAGAAGTGACCTTGGCCAAAGTGCGTCGCGAGCGCATGGGTCACATCGAGCTCGCCTCGCCCGTTGCTCACATTTGGTTCTTGAAGTCACTGCCAAGCCGTATCGGTTTGTTGCTGGATATGACCCTGCGCGATATCGAGCGGGTGTTGTATTTTGAATCTTATGTAGTGACCGACCCAGGCATGACCACGCTAGAGTTAGGTCAGTTGCTGAACGACGAACAGTACTTTGAAGCCATGGAAGAGTTTGGCGACGAGTTCGAAGCCAGCATGGGTGCGGAAGCTATTCAGAAATTGATGGCGGATATTCATCTCGAGCAGGAAATTCAATTCTTGCGCGAAGAAATTCCAAACACCAATTCTGAAACCAAAATTAAGAAGTACTCCAAGCGCTTGAAGTTGCTTGAGGCTTTCTTCGGCTCGGGCAATAAGCCTGAGTGGATGGTGCTGGAAGCGCTGCCCGTGTTACCGCCAGATTTGCGTCCGTTGGTGCCGCTGGACGGTGGCCGTTTTGCCACCTCCGATCTGAACGATTTGTACCGCCGCGTAATCAACCGTAACAACCGCTTGAAGCGTTTGTTGGATTTGTCTGCGCCAGACATTATCGTGCGCAACGAAAAGCGTATGCTGCAGGAAGCTGTGGATGCGTTGCTGGATAACGGTCGTCGCGGTCGCGCCATCACCGGTTCAAACAAGCGTCCTTTGAAGTCACTGGCTGACATGATCAAAGGTAAGCAGGGTCGTTTCCGTCAGAACTTGCTCGGTAAGCGTGTTGATTACTCCGGTCGTTCTGTGATCGTGGTAGGTCCAACCCTGCGCTTACACCAGTGTGGTCTGCCGAAGAAAATGGCATTGGAGTTGTTCAAGCCGTTCATTTTCAGCAAGCTGGAACTGAAAGGTTTGGCCACCACCATTAAAGCTGCAAAGAAAATGGTTGAGCGCGAAGAGCCCGTGGTTTGGGATATCCTCGACGACGTGATTCGCGAACACCCGGTGTTGTTAAACCGTGCGCCAACACTTCACCGCTTGGGTATTCAGGCGTTCGAGCCAGTGTTGATTGAAGGTAAAGCCATTCAGTTACACCCACTCGTTTGTGCGGCTTACAACGCCGACTTCGACGGCGACCAGATGGCTGTACACGTTCCACTGACCATTGAAGCTCAGTTGGAAGCGCGCGCGTTGATGATGTCGACCAACAACATTCTGTCGCCAGCTAACGGTGAGCCAATCATCGTGCCGTCGCAGGACGTGGTATTGGGTCTCTACTGGATGACCCGCGAGCGCATCAATGCCAAGGGTGAAGGCATGGCTTTCGCGGATATCAAAGAAGTTAACCGCGCCTATCACGGTAAAATTGCCGAGCTGCAAGCGAAAATTAAAGTCCGCGTAAATCAAGTGACTTTTGGCGAGCAAGGCGAGCGTATCGAAGTGTCGAAAGTTGTCGATACGACCGTGGGTCGTGTGCTGCTTTGGGAAATCGCGCCAGAGGGTATTCCCTTTGACATGGTTAACAAGAACATGGTGAAAAAGGCAATCTCTGCCTTGATCAACTACTGCTACCGCCAGGTTGGTTTGAAGTCCACGGTTATTTTCGCCGACCAGTTGATGTACATGGGTTACGAGTACTCAACGAAGTCCGGTTCGTCTATCGGTGTGAATGATTTCGCTATTCCCGATGCGAAGGCGAAGATTGTTGAGCGCGCCGAAAATGACGTGAAAGAAATTGAGAGCCAGTTTGCTGCCGGTCTGGTTACCCAGGGCGAAAAGTACAACAAAGTGATCGATATCTGGTCGCGCGCTAACGATTTAGTGGCTAAGTCCATGATGGAAGGCATCAGCAAAGAAGCTGTGATCAACCGCGATGGCAAAGAAGAAATGCAAGACAGCTTCAACTCCGTGTACATGTACGCCGACTCAGGTGCGCGTGGTTCGCCAGCGCAGATTCGTCAGCTGGCCGGTATGCGTGGTTTGATGGCCCGTCCCGATGGCTCGATCATCGAAACGCCTATTACCGCAAACTTCCGCGAAGGCTTGAACGTACTTCAGTACTTCATCTCGACGCACGGTGCGCGTAAAGGTTTGGCGGATACCGCATTGAAGACAGCGAACTCCGGTTACTTGACCCGTCGCTTGGTCGACGTGGCGCAAGACGTTGTTGTGACCGAAGTCGATTGTGGTACCGACGAAGGCTTGACGATGTCACCGGTAATCGAGGGTGGTGACATCATCGATTCTTTGGGTGATCGTATTCTTGGTCGTGTTATCGCGCGCGATGTGGTGCGTCCAGATTCAGATGAAATTTTGATTCCTGCCGGCACTATCATCGATGAAGAGTGGGTCAAGCGCGTAGAGAAGATGGGTATCGACGAAGTTGTTGTTCGCTCGCCAATCTCTTGTGAGACCCGCCAAGGTATCTGTGCTCAGTGTTATGGTCGCGATTTGGCCCGTGGCCATCGCGCCAACATGGGTGAGTCTATTGGTGTTATTGCCGCTCAGTCGATCGGTGAACCCGGTACTCAGCTGACCATGCGTACCTTCCACATCGGTGGTGCGGCGTCGCGAGCTTCTGCCGCCGACAGCGTTAGCGTTAAGCAGGAAGGTACGATTCGCCTGCACAACATCAAAGTGGTTAGCCGTCCCGACGGTCACTTGGTGGCAGTTTCTCGTTCCGGTGAGCTGGCAGTTGCCGACGGCAATGGCCGCGAGCGCGAGCGCTACAAGATTCCATACGGCGCCTTGATTACCGTTAAAGAAGGCGAGGCCGTTGACGGTGGTCAAATCGTTGCCAAGTGGGACCCGCACGTTCACCCCATCGTCACCGAAGTGGCGGGTCAGGTAGCTTTCTCCGGTATGGAAGAAGGTCTGTCTGTGCGTCGTCAAACAGACGAATTGACCGGTCTGTCATCGATCGAGATTATTGATCCGGCCGAGCGTCCCGCTGCTGGTAAAGATTTGAAGCCGGCGATCACCTTGATCGACGAAAAGGGCGACGAGCTTTACTTGCCCAATACCAATGTGCCCGCGCACTACGCGCTGCCGCCTAAGTCTATTTTGTCGATCAGCAATGGCGATAAGATTGTGGTGGGTGACATTCTTGCGCGTATCCCGCAAGAGGGCTCGAAGACGCGCGATATTACCGGTGGTCTGCCACGCGTTGCCGACCTGTTCGAAGCGCGTAAGCCGAAAGAGCCGTCAATTTTGGCGGAAATCTCCGGTACCGTTAGCTTCGGTAAGGAAACTAAGGGCAAGCGTCGCTTGGTGATTACCCCGAGCGATGGCCAGCCGCTGCCAGACGGTTCGACTCACTACGAAGTGCTGATTCCTAAGCACCGTCAGTTAACCGTGTTCGAAGGTGAGCAGGTAGCCCGTGGTGAAGTTGTGTCGGACGGCCCGAGCAATCCGCACGATATTTTGCGCCTCAAGGGTGTAGAGGCCTTGGCTCGTTACATTACTAACGAAATCCAAGACGTTTACCGCTTACAGGGTGTGAAGATTAACGATAAGCACATTGAAACCATTTGCCGCCAGATGTTGCGCAAGGTTGAGATCACCACCATGGGTGACTCTAGCTTCGTTAAAGGCGAGCAAGCGGAGTTCCATAAAGTGCTGGAAGAGAACGAGCGCTTGCGCGCCGAAGGTAAGCAGCCTGCCACTTACGAGCGTCAGTTGCTGGGTATTACCAAGGCGTCCTTGGCCACCGAATCCTTCATCTCTGCGGCTTCCTTCCAGGAAACCACGCGCGTATTGACCGAGGCTGCCGTAACTGGCAAGCGCGATGATCTACGCGGCTTGAAAGAGAACGTGGTCGTGGGTCGTTTGATTCCAGCCGGTACCGGCTTGGCCTATCACAACGAGCGTCGCCGCGTGCGCGAAATCGGTCCGAGTGAGGGTGGTGTGAGTGCTGCGGAAGTAGAAGCAGCCTTGACCGAAGCTCTGAAATCCAGCGCTAGCTGA
- the rpsL gene encoding 30S ribosomal protein S12, translating into MATINQLVRKPRKRKVVKSDVPALQANPQKRGVCTRVYTTTPKKPNSALRKVCRVRLTNGFEVTSYIGGEGHNLQEHSVVLIRGGRVKDLPGVRYHTVRGSLDTAGVKDRKQRRSKYGVKRPK; encoded by the coding sequence ATGGCAACGATCAACCAGTTGGTTCGTAAGCCGAGAAAACGTAAGGTTGTTAAAAGCGACGTTCCTGCATTGCAAGCCAATCCGCAGAAACGTGGCGTTTGTACCCGCGTTTACACCACTACACCAAAGAAGCCAAACTCAGCTTTGCGTAAGGTCTGCCGTGTGCGCCTAACCAATGGCTTTGAAGTAACTTCTTACATCGGTGGTGAAGGGCACAACCTGCAAGAGCATAGCGTGGTGCTAATCCGTGGCGGTCGTGTAAAAGACTTGCCAGGTGTGCGTTACCACACAGTGCGTGGCTCTTTGGATACCGCTGGCGTGAAAGATCGCAAGCAGCGTCGTTCCAAGTACGGAGTCAAGCGTCCTAAGTAA
- the rpsG gene encoding 30S ribosomal protein S7 — MPRRRVVAKREVLPDPKFGNTTLAKFMNHVMVSGKKSVAERIVYGALEVVQTKLNRDPLEVFDEALEAIAPMVEVKSRRVGGATYQVPVEVRPARRAALAMRWLVDYSRNRGEKSMAQRLAGELIDASQGKGAAVKKREDVHRMAEANKAFSHYRF; from the coding sequence ATGCCAAGAAGACGCGTCGTCGCAAAACGCGAAGTCTTACCAGATCCTAAGTTTGGTAACACAACGCTGGCGAAATTTATGAACCACGTGATGGTCAGTGGTAAGAAGTCGGTCGCAGAGCGCATTGTTTATGGTGCCCTCGAAGTTGTTCAGACAAAACTGAACCGCGATCCGTTAGAAGTGTTCGATGAAGCTCTCGAAGCCATCGCGCCCATGGTAGAAGTTAAGTCCCGCCGTGTTGGTGGTGCTACTTACCAGGTGCCCGTTGAAGTTCGTCCAGCTCGTCGTGCAGCGCTAGCTATGCGCTGGCTGGTAGATTACTCACGCAATCGCGGTGAGAAGTCTATGGCCCAGCGTTTAGCCGGTGAATTGATTGACGCCTCACAGGGCAAAGGTGCTGCTGTGAAGAAGCGTGAAGATGTTCACCGTATGGCAGAAGCGAACAAGGCATTCAGCCACTACCGTTTCTAA
- the fusA gene encoding elongation factor G, with the protein MARKTPISRYRNIGICAHVDAGKTTTTERVLFYTGLSHKIGEVHHGAATMDWMEQEQERGITITSAATTCFWRGMDAQFEEHRVNIIDTPGHVDFTIEVERSLRVLDGAVVVLCGSSGVQPQTETVWRQANKYEVPRMVFVNKMDRTGADFMRVVNQLKTRLGANPVPLQMTIGAEENFQGVVDLIKMKAIRWSEEDQGMTFAYEPIPADMQDVCATMREQLVEAAAEATEELMDKYLEGGELTEAEIKSALRKRTLAGEIIPVLGGSAFKNKGVQAVLDAVVEYLPSPTEVKAIDGVLDDGETHAIREADDDAPFSALAFKIATDPFVGTLTFFRVYSGKLAQGDQIFNAVKGKKERVGRMVQMHANNRQEIKEVWAGDIAAGIGFKDVTTGDTLCDINHVITLERMEFPEPVISVAVEPKSQADQEKMGVALGKLAQEDPSFRVHTDKETGQTIISGMGELHLDIIVDRMRREFSVEANIGKPQVAYREKITNTCEIEGKFVRQSGGRGQYGHCWIKFEPAEDANAEKVEFVSEVVGGVIPKEYIPAIGKGIEEQSKNGVLGGYPLLGLKATVYDGSFHDVDSNEMAFKIAASMATKQLAQFGGAVLLEPTMKVEVVTPEENMGDVVGDLNRRRGLIQGMEDTPSGKIVNAEVPLAEMFGYATALRSATQGRATYSMEFLHYAEAPSNVAQEIIAKSRVASDY; encoded by the coding sequence GTGGCACGTAAAACACCCATCTCACGCTACCGCAATATTGGTATTTGTGCGCATGTTGATGCGGGTAAAACCACGACTACCGAGCGCGTTCTGTTCTACACAGGTCTATCCCACAAGATTGGCGAGGTGCACCACGGTGCGGCCACCATGGACTGGATGGAGCAAGAGCAAGAGCGTGGTATTACCATTACATCCGCCGCTACCACCTGTTTCTGGCGTGGTATGGATGCTCAATTCGAAGAGCATCGCGTCAATATTATCGATACCCCGGGGCACGTGGACTTCACCATTGAGGTGGAGCGTTCATTGCGTGTGCTGGATGGTGCTGTCGTCGTTCTCTGTGGTTCCTCTGGGGTTCAGCCTCAGACCGAAACCGTGTGGCGGCAGGCCAACAAATACGAAGTTCCGCGCATGGTGTTCGTCAATAAGATGGACCGCACCGGCGCCGACTTTATGCGCGTGGTTAATCAGCTAAAGACGCGCTTGGGTGCCAACCCAGTGCCGTTACAGATGACCATTGGCGCCGAAGAAAATTTCCAAGGTGTAGTAGACCTGATCAAAATGAAGGCGATTCGCTGGAGTGAAGAAGATCAGGGTATGACCTTCGCCTACGAGCCTATCCCGGCCGATATGCAGGATGTTTGCGCGACCATGCGCGAGCAGTTGGTCGAGGCTGCCGCCGAAGCCACCGAAGAGTTGATGGATAAGTATCTCGAGGGCGGCGAGCTCACCGAAGCCGAAATCAAGTCAGCCTTGCGCAAGCGCACCCTTGCTGGAGAGATTATTCCCGTGCTGGGTGGCTCCGCCTTTAAGAACAAGGGTGTGCAAGCGGTTTTGGATGCTGTGGTTGAGTACTTACCGTCGCCTACGGAAGTAAAGGCTATCGACGGCGTGCTCGATGATGGCGAAACCCATGCGATTCGCGAGGCTGATGATGACGCGCCTTTCTCTGCATTGGCCTTTAAAATTGCTACCGACCCTTTCGTCGGCACGTTGACCTTCTTCCGGGTTTACTCGGGCAAGTTGGCCCAAGGCGATCAGATTTTCAATGCCGTTAAAGGCAAGAAGGAGCGGGTTGGGCGCATGGTGCAAATGCATGCCAACAACCGGCAAGAAATTAAAGAAGTCTGGGCCGGCGATATTGCCGCCGGCATCGGCTTTAAAGATGTCACCACGGGCGACACCCTGTGCGATATCAACCATGTTATTACGCTTGAGCGCATGGAGTTCCCGGAGCCGGTTATTTCGGTGGCGGTAGAGCCCAAGTCGCAAGCGGATCAGGAAAAGATGGGCGTGGCGCTGGGCAAGCTGGCGCAGGAAGATCCGTCGTTCCGCGTTCACACGGATAAGGAGACAGGTCAGACCATTATCTCCGGCATGGGTGAATTGCATTTAGATATCATTGTTGACCGTATGCGCCGTGAATTCAGCGTTGAGGCCAATATTGGTAAGCCACAAGTTGCTTACCGCGAAAAGATCACAAACACCTGCGAGATCGAAGGTAAGTTTGTGCGTCAATCGGGTGGCCGTGGTCAGTATGGTCACTGCTGGATCAAGTTTGAGCCAGCAGAGGATGCCAACGCTGAAAAAGTGGAGTTCGTAAGCGAGGTTGTGGGTGGTGTTATTCCCAAGGAATACATTCCGGCAATCGGCAAGGGTATTGAAGAGCAATCTAAGAACGGTGTTCTGGGTGGCTATCCGTTGCTGGGCTTAAAGGCTACCGTTTACGATGGTTCCTTTCACGATGTCGACTCCAACGAAATGGCGTTCAAAATCGCCGCGTCCATGGCTACTAAGCAATTGGCGCAATTTGGCGGTGCGGTTCTGCTTGAACCAACTATGAAGGTTGAGGTGGTAACGCCAGAAGAGAATATGGGTGATGTGGTCGGTGACTTAAATCGTCGCCGGGGTCTGATCCAGGGTATGGAAGATACCCCGTCAGGCAAGATCGTTAATGCTGAGGTGCCGCTGGCCGAGATGTTCGGTTATGCGACTGCATTGCGCTCTGCAACCCAGGGTCGTGCAACTTACTCCATGGAGTTCTTGCACTACGCTGAGGCACCTTCTAACGTCGCGCAGGAAATCATTGCCAAGAGCAGGGTTGCTAGCGATTACTAA
- the tuf gene encoding elongation factor Tu, with the protein MAKAKFERNKPHVNVGTIGHVDHGKTTLTAALTRVCAEVWGSGAAVAFDGIDSAPEERERGITISAAHVEYDSPIRHYAHVDCPGHADYVKNMITGAAQMDGAILVCSAADGPMPQTREHILLSRQVGVPYIVVFLNKADMVDDAELLELVEMEVRELLSQYEFPGDDTPIIIGSALMALNGTDDNEMGTTAVKKLVETLDSYIPEPERAIDGAFLMPIEDVFSISGRGTVVTGRIERGIVKVGEEIEIVGLRDTTKTTCTGVEMFRKLLDEGRAGENVGVLLRGTKRDDVERGQVLSKPGAIKPHTKFQSEVYVLSKDEGGRHTPFFKGYRPQFYFRTTDVTGACELPEGVEMVMPGDNVQMEVTLIHPIAMEDGLRFAIREGGRTVGAGVVAKIIE; encoded by the coding sequence ATGGCTAAGGCTAAGTTTGAACGTAACAAGCCCCACGTAAACGTGGGCACCATTGGTCACGTTGACCATGGTAAAACTACCCTGACAGCAGCTCTGACTCGCGTATGTGCGGAAGTGTGGGGCAGTGGTGCAGCGGTTGCATTTGATGGTATCGACTCGGCGCCAGAAGAGCGCGAGCGCGGCATCACCATTTCTGCGGCACACGTAGAATATGATTCGCCTATCCGTCACTACGCGCACGTTGACTGCCCAGGCCACGCCGACTATGTGAAAAACATGATCACCGGTGCTGCCCAGATGGACGGTGCGATTCTGGTATGTTCTGCCGCTGATGGCCCAATGCCACAGACGCGCGAGCACATCCTGTTGTCGCGTCAGGTAGGTGTACCTTACATCGTTGTATTCCTGAACAAGGCCGACATGGTTGACGATGCCGAGCTGTTAGAGTTGGTTGAAATGGAAGTTCGCGAGCTGTTGAGCCAGTACGAATTCCCAGGCGACGATACCCCAATCATCATCGGTTCTGCGCTGATGGCGTTGAACGGTACCGATGACAACGAAATGGGTACCACCGCTGTTAAGAAGCTGGTTGAAACCCTGGACTCTTACATTCCAGAGCCCGAGCGTGCTATCGACGGTGCTTTCTTGATGCCAATCGAAGACGTGTTCTCTATCTCTGGTCGCGGTACTGTTGTGACCGGTCGTATTGAGCGCGGTATTGTTAAAGTGGGCGAAGAAATCGAGATCGTTGGTCTGCGCGATACCACCAAGACTACCTGTACTGGTGTTGAAATGTTCCGCAAGCTGCTCGACGAAGGTCGTGCGGGTGAGAACGTAGGTGTTCTGTTGCGCGGTACTAAGCGCGATGACGTTGAGCGTGGCCAGGTGTTGTCTAAGCCAGGTGCGATCAAGCCGCACACCAAGTTCCAGTCAGAAGTGTACGTATTGTCGAAAGATGAAGGTGGTCGTCACACGCCATTCTTCAAAGGCTACCGTCCACAGTTCTACTTCCGTACTACCGACGTAACTGGCGCTTGTGAGCTGCCAGAGGGCGTTGAGATGGTAATGCCAGGTGATAACGTGCAAATGGAAGTCACCTTGATTCACCCAATCGCGATGGAAGACGGCTTGCGCTTCGCCATCCGTGAAGGTGGTCGTACCGTTGGTGCGGGTGTTGTTGCTAAGATCATCGAGTAA
- the rpsJ gene encoding 30S ribosomal protein S10 produces the protein MQSQRIRIRLKAFDHKLIDASTQEIVETAKRTGAQVRGPIPLPTRRERFTILVSPHVNKDARDQYEIRTHKRLLDIVEPTEKTVDALMKLDLAAGVEVQISLG, from the coding sequence ATGCAGAGTCAGCGCATTCGCATTCGCCTGAAAGCTTTCGATCACAAGTTGATTGATGCTTCTACACAGGAAATCGTCGAGACAGCAAAGCGTACAGGTGCCCAAGTGCGTGGTCCGATTCCGCTGCCTACTCGTCGAGAGCGTTTCACTATTCTGGTTTCACCGCATGTTAACAAAGATGCGCGTGACCAGTACGAAATCCGCACACATAAGCGTTTGTTGGATATTGTAGAGCCTACAGAAAAGACTGTAGACGCCCTTATGAAGCTGGACCTAGCTGCTGGTGTCGAAGTTCAAATTAGTCTCGGATAA
- the rplC gene encoding 50S ribosomal protein L3 — MTIGIVGRKSGMTRIFTEDGVSIPVTVVEVEPNRITQVKSVETDGYSAVQVTLGSRRASRVVKSAAGHFAKANTEAGRGLYELRNDGGEAFEVGSEITVSAFEAGQIVDVTGTSKGKGFAGTVKRWNFTMQDATHGNSLSHRVPGSIGQCQTPGRVFKGKKMTGHMGDERVTVQNLEVVKVDAERNLLLIKGAVPGAPGGDVIVRLAVKARNNG; from the coding sequence ATGACAATAGGTATTGTCGGTCGCAAAAGCGGCATGACCCGTATCTTCACTGAAGACGGTGTCTCTATCCCAGTAACGGTGGTTGAAGTTGAGCCAAACCGTATTACTCAGGTTAAGAGCGTCGAAACTGATGGCTACTCTGCTGTGCAGGTAACTCTTGGTTCGCGTCGCGCTTCCCGCGTTGTAAAATCTGCTGCTGGTCATTTTGCCAAAGCTAATACAGAAGCCGGTCGTGGTCTGTACGAGTTGCGCAATGACGGTGGTGAAGCTTTCGAAGTTGGTTCAGAAATTACTGTTTCCGCGTTCGAAGCTGGTCAAATCGTAGACGTCACTGGAACATCCAAAGGTAAGGGCTTCGCTGGTACTGTTAAGCGTTGGAACTTCACCATGCAGGATGCTACCCACGGTAACTCCCTTTCTCATCGCGTACCTGGCTCTATTGGCCAGTGCCAGACTCCTGGTCGCGTGTTTAAAGGCAAAAAGATGACCGGCCATATGGGTGATGAGCGCGTAACCGTTCAAAATCTTGAAGTGGTTAAGGTCGATGCAGAGCGTAATTTGCTGTTGATCAAAGGCGCAGTACCTGGTGCTCCAGGTGGTGACGTCATCGTGCGTCTCGCTGTTAAAGCGCGCAACAACGGCTAA
- the rplD gene encoding 50S ribosomal protein L4 — MELNITTPAGAKGTVNVSDVAFAREFNQDLVHQAVVAYMAAARQGTKAQKTRAEVSGGGAKPWRQKGTGRARAGTTRGPLWRTGGVTFAAKPRSFDQKLNKKMYRAAMQCIMSELARQERLIVVDSFELDAPKTKALVGQLAQYNLSDVLIVTEELNMNLYLAARNLHKVDVRDAEGVDPVSLIRFDKVVVTVPALKKLEGMLA; from the coding sequence ATGGAATTGAATATTACTACTCCAGCAGGCGCCAAAGGTACGGTTAACGTATCTGACGTAGCGTTTGCTCGCGAGTTCAATCAAGACTTGGTGCACCAAGCGGTTGTTGCTTATATGGCAGCAGCGCGTCAAGGCACCAAAGCGCAGAAGACTCGCGCTGAAGTTTCTGGTGGCGGCGCCAAGCCTTGGCGTCAAAAAGGTACGGGTCGTGCTCGTGCAGGTACAACTCGCGGTCCGCTATGGCGTACCGGTGGTGTAACTTTCGCAGCCAAGCCACGTAGCTTTGACCAGAAGTTAAACAAGAAAATGTATCGCGCTGCCATGCAGTGCATCATGTCTGAACTTGCTCGCCAAGAGCGTTTGATTGTTGTTGATAGCTTCGAGCTTGATGCACCAAAAACAAAAGCATTGGTAGGTCAGTTGGCTCAATACAATCTTTCAGATGTGTTGATCGTCACTGAAGAGTTAAACATGAATCTTTATCTGGCAGCTCGCAACCTGCACAAAGTTGACGTTCGTGACGCAGAGGGTGTTGACCCTGTAAGTCTGATTCGTTTCGACAAGGTTGTAGTAACTGTTCCTGCTCTGAAGAAGCTTGAGGGGATGTTGGCATGA
- the rplW gene encoding 50S ribosomal protein L23 codes for MNQERIYKVLLGPVISEKAAGAGEQDQVVFKVLPSAEKTEIKAAVEKLFSVKVVSVRTINVKGKTKRTKHGMGQKSDWKKAYVRLEQGQDIDFAVAE; via the coding sequence ATGAACCAAGAACGCATTTATAAAGTGTTGCTAGGTCCGGTCATTTCCGAAAAAGCGGCCGGCGCAGGTGAGCAAGATCAAGTGGTTTTCAAAGTGCTTCCAAGCGCTGAAAAAACTGAGATCAAAGCTGCAGTAGAAAAGCTTTTTAGTGTGAAGGTTGTAAGCGTTCGCACAATCAACGTGAAAGGCAAGACCAAGCGTACTAAGCATGGTATGGGCCAAAAGAGCGATTGGAAGAAGGCTTACGTTCGTCTCGAGCAGGGTCAAGATATTGACTTTGCAGTAGCAGAGTAA